In the genome of Mucisphaera calidilacus, one region contains:
- a CDS encoding PstS family phosphate ABC transporter substrate-binding protein — MLTRYLTRLLMILGITFSVVGNTLAAEVDPDLPDYKPIAGISGSIKSVGSDTMNNLMAHWTEEFRKMYPAVLPEIEGKGSSTAPAALIAGTASFGPMSRPMKDAEIDRFEEKFGWKPTQLPVGIDMLAIYVNKDNPLAQRGLTMPEADAIFSSTRKFGHSEIHTWGDLGMSGDWKNAPINIYGRNSVSGTYGFFKKRALGGGDFKASVNEQPGSAGVVQGIARERYAIGYSGIGYKTADVATVPLALQEGEEYMPADEEHGLTGEYPLTRFLLIAVNVEPNRELDPLRREFIRFIYSKQGQAEVIKDGYLPVTAVIARRQLSACNIEPGF, encoded by the coding sequence ATGCTCACGCGCTACCTCACTCGCCTTCTCATGATCCTCGGCATCACCTTTTCGGTCGTCGGAAACACCCTCGCGGCCGAAGTCGACCCCGACCTCCCCGATTACAAGCCCATCGCAGGCATCTCCGGCTCCATCAAGAGCGTCGGCTCCGACACCATGAACAACCTCATGGCCCACTGGACCGAGGAATTCCGCAAGATGTACCCCGCGGTCCTGCCCGAGATCGAGGGCAAGGGCTCCAGCACAGCTCCCGCCGCCCTGATCGCCGGCACCGCTTCTTTCGGCCCCATGTCGCGTCCCATGAAAGACGCCGAGATCGACCGCTTCGAAGAAAAATTCGGCTGGAAACCCACACAGCTGCCCGTCGGCATCGACATGCTCGCCATCTACGTCAACAAGGACAACCCCCTCGCCCAACGCGGCCTCACCATGCCCGAGGCCGATGCCATCTTCTCCTCCACACGCAAGTTCGGGCACAGCGAAATCCACACCTGGGGCGACCTGGGCATGTCCGGCGACTGGAAAAACGCGCCCATCAACATCTACGGACGCAACTCCGTCTCCGGCACCTACGGATTCTTCAAGAAACGCGCCCTCGGCGGCGGCGACTTCAAAGCCTCCGTCAACGAGCAGCCCGGCAGCGCCGGCGTCGTGCAGGGCATCGCACGCGAACGCTACGCCATCGGATACTCCGGCATCGGCTACAAAACCGCCGACGTCGCCACCGTACCCCTCGCACTCCAGGAGGGCGAAGAGTACATGCCCGCCGATGAAGAGCACGGCCTCACCGGCGAGTACCCCCTCACACGCTTCCTGCTCATCGCCGTCAACGTCGAGCCGAACCGAGAACTCGACCCGCTCCGACGCGAGTTCATCCGGTTCATCTACAGCAAGCAGGGACAGGCCGAGGTCATCAAGGACGGATACCTCCCCGTCACCGCGGTGATCGCCCGCCGCCAGCTCAGCGCCTGCAACATCGAACCGGGCTTCTGA
- a CDS encoding ABC transporter permease subunit has product MTTSRQFTGRVRRKTTGLSTRFVDRVAQLLITIGGIGTIVAVSLVAVFLALVTLPLFLSPHADEPQTVAAAGDDSRPLWLSVDEYQLLALTGRDNGSFQAIDLTSGQTIDEQVPFPDKRLTAHARWDATDSVVLGFGDGSFAIGTVGFKTRFMDVDRAPQAIQNLQVGESLREGKRIAARIDETQVRTLELITEFEQAIRTDNNTDPILLIDRATGSTLGDTIVLLTEKRDTLRVVNIRRIENLMTGKVTLRPRTTTIPFKQRDNTTPIFLGVTALGDNAFIVWDDGCIDRYDLRSADAPGLAERVTPPIEGRATTATMLIGRETLLVGTESGQTLALFRIRSEDSAVSDGFRLVHAHTLGEHPSPVVSLNASTRSRLIVVGHEDGHLELSQVTSGVTILPPSQQASPLAVCFAPKEDGILAWTNDGIVRWPFSVRHPEASIRSLFLPVWYEGYDDPQHVWQSSGATDAHEPKLGLMPLVFGTIKATIFAMIFATPIALLAAIYSSEYLSPHWRGRIKPTLEMMASLPSVVLGFMGGLVIAPFVETRLPEAIGVCLVTPLALITGAYLWNLLPESMAVAARRKRLIGVVAALLAGAGIGWLSGNPIETFLFAGDIKRWLDGQIGGPFAGLFLLLLPLGLLASAVWGGQILTDILRSTTIHSVSAAARLNLLKWLAIVAIGLALSAVAAFVLAAFGVDPRPSLIDTYVQRNAMIVGFVMGFAVIPIIYTIADDALTAVPNHLRSASLGAGATPWQTTVRVVMPIAASGLFSALMIGLGRAVGETMIVLMAAGNTPVMDINPFNGFRTMSANIAVELPEAVRDSTHYRTLFLTALLLFVMTFVLNTVAEIVRARFRKRAQVL; this is encoded by the coding sequence ATGACGACCAGCCGCCAGTTCACCGGTCGCGTTCGCCGGAAAACCACAGGTCTGTCAACGCGCTTCGTCGACCGCGTCGCGCAGCTGCTCATCACCATCGGCGGCATCGGCACCATCGTCGCCGTCTCGCTTGTCGCCGTCTTCCTCGCCCTGGTCACCCTCCCCCTGTTCCTCTCACCCCACGCCGACGAGCCCCAGACCGTCGCCGCAGCAGGCGACGACTCACGGCCGCTCTGGCTCAGCGTCGATGAGTACCAGCTCCTCGCCCTGACCGGGCGGGACAACGGGTCCTTCCAGGCCATCGACCTCACCTCCGGCCAGACCATCGATGAACAGGTCCCCTTCCCCGACAAAAGACTCACCGCCCACGCCCGATGGGACGCCACCGACTCCGTCGTCCTGGGCTTTGGCGACGGCAGCTTCGCCATCGGGACCGTCGGCTTCAAGACACGATTCATGGACGTCGACCGGGCACCCCAGGCCATCCAGAATCTCCAGGTCGGCGAATCGCTCCGCGAGGGCAAACGCATCGCGGCACGCATCGACGAGACACAGGTCCGAACCCTCGAACTCATCACCGAGTTCGAACAGGCCATCCGCACCGACAACAACACCGACCCCATCCTCCTCATCGACCGCGCCACCGGCAGCACGCTCGGCGACACCATCGTCCTGCTGACCGAAAAACGCGACACCCTCCGCGTCGTCAACATCCGACGCATCGAGAACCTGATGACCGGCAAGGTCACCCTCAGGCCACGCACCACCACCATCCCCTTCAAGCAACGCGACAACACCACGCCGATCTTCCTCGGCGTCACGGCGCTCGGCGACAACGCCTTCATCGTCTGGGATGACGGATGCATCGACCGCTACGACCTGCGCAGCGCTGACGCCCCCGGACTCGCCGAACGCGTCACCCCGCCGATTGAGGGACGGGCCACCACCGCCACCATGCTCATCGGCCGCGAAACACTCCTCGTCGGCACCGAATCGGGCCAGACCCTCGCCCTCTTCCGCATACGCTCCGAAGACAGCGCCGTCAGCGACGGTTTCCGACTCGTCCACGCCCACACCCTCGGCGAACACCCCTCCCCCGTGGTCTCGCTCAACGCCTCCACACGCTCACGCCTCATCGTCGTCGGTCACGAAGACGGACACCTCGAACTCTCGCAGGTCACCAGCGGCGTCACCATCCTCCCGCCCAGCCAACAGGCAAGCCCCCTCGCCGTCTGCTTCGCACCCAAGGAAGACGGCATCCTCGCCTGGACCAACGACGGCATCGTCCGATGGCCCTTCTCCGTCAGACACCCCGAGGCCAGCATCCGCTCACTCTTCCTCCCCGTCTGGTACGAGGGATACGACGATCCCCAGCACGTCTGGCAGTCCTCCGGCGCCACCGACGCCCACGAACCCAAGCTCGGGCTCATGCCACTGGTCTTCGGGACGATCAAGGCCACCATCTTCGCCATGATCTTCGCCACGCCCATCGCCCTGCTTGCCGCCATCTACAGCAGTGAATACCTCTCACCCCACTGGCGCGGACGCATCAAGCCCACCCTCGAGATGATGGCCAGCCTCCCCTCCGTCGTCCTCGGCTTCATGGGCGGACTCGTCATCGCCCCCTTCGTCGAAACACGCCTGCCCGAAGCGATAGGCGTCTGTCTCGTCACGCCGCTCGCGCTGATCACCGGTGCCTACCTCTGGAACCTGCTCCCCGAAAGCATGGCCGTGGCCGCCCGACGCAAGCGGCTCATCGGCGTCGTCGCCGCCCTCCTCGCCGGCGCCGGCATCGGTTGGCTCAGCGGGAACCCCATCGAAACCTTCCTCTTCGCGGGCGACATCAAGCGATGGCTCGACGGCCAGATCGGCGGGCCCTTCGCCGGACTCTTCCTCCTCCTGCTGCCCCTCGGCCTCCTCGCCTCCGCCGTCTGGGGCGGCCAGATCCTCACCGACATCCTCCGATCCACCACCATCCACTCGGTCAGCGCCGCGGCACGCCTCAACCTGCTCAAGTGGCTCGCCATCGTCGCCATCGGCCTCGCCCTCTCCGCCGTCGCCGCGTTCGTGCTCGCCGCCTTCGGCGTCGACCCACGCCCCTCCCTCATCGACACCTACGTCCAGCGTAACGCCATGATCGTCGGCTTCGTCATGGGCTTCGCCGTCATCCCCATCATCTACACCATCGCCGATGACGCCCTCACCGCCGTGCCCAACCACCTCCGCTCCGCCTCACTCGGCGCGGGCGCCACGCCCTGGCAGACCACCGTCCGCGTCGTCATGCCCATCGCCGCCAGCGGGCTCTTCAGCGCCCTCATGATCGGCCTCGGAAGAGCCGTCGGCGAGACCATGATCGTCCTCATGGCCGCCGGCAACACACCCGTGATGGACATCAACCCCTTCAACGGCTTCCGCACCATGAGCGCCAACATCGCCGTTGAACTGCCCGAAGCCGTCCGCGACTCAACCCACTACCGCACGCTCTTCCTCACCGCACTGCTGCTCTTTGTCATGACCTTCGTCCTCAACACCGTCGCCGAAATCGTCCGCGCACGCTTCCGCAAGAGGGCACAGGTGCTATGA
- the fusA gene encoding elongation factor G, with the protein MTTISASASASKLATFRNFGVCAHIDAGKTTVTERVLYYTGKSYKIGEVHEGTATMDHLEDEQQRGITIQSAATTCPWTKDGVEYTMNLIDTPGHVDFTMEVERSMRVLDGAVVVFDGKEGVEAQSETVWRQADRYGVPRICFVNKMDKLGADFAFSFDTIHERLGAPAIAVQMPIGAGDEFEGVIDLLTMKAFYFSKEDKGMTVTEADIPDNLREEADQRRHDLIEKVAELDDSLTEKFLMEEEITVDEIKRVLRKATIEQKAHPVFCGSALQNIGVQRLLDGVVDYLPNPTEVPEVQGTDPKDAEQKLTRPHDKDAPLSLLVFKIVNDQHGDLTYCRIYSGVLEKGTRVLNSNNGKREIVSRIFEMHSKDRIARETAEAGEIVAVVGLKQSMTGETLCSPDDPIVLDRMEFPEPVISMSIEPASQGDKEKLANALGTIRREDPSFQSHYDEETGETIIAGMGELHLEILTTKISRDMKIGVNVGQPRVAYKESIAGSAEARGTHKKQTGGRGQFGDCTIQVEPFTEQQAEEAELDWRDGVAFENKVVGGAIPKEYIPSVAVGCRETAKSGVLAGYPLLGVKVTLVDGSYHDVDSSQIAFEQAGTLAFKDATRKAGLQLLEPFMKVVVTTPDEFFGNITGDMNRRRALIVGDEERGNTRLLTAEAPLSEMFGYSNTLRGMTQGRASYAMEPLDYRPVPANIATQIMEGLQKK; encoded by the coding sequence ATGACCACCATCTCTGCCAGTGCCAGCGCGTCCAAACTCGCAACGTTCCGAAACTTCGGTGTCTGTGCCCACATCGACGCCGGCAAGACGACCGTCACCGAACGCGTCCTCTATTACACCGGCAAGTCCTACAAGATCGGCGAGGTCCACGAGGGCACCGCCACCATGGACCACCTCGAAGACGAGCAGCAGCGCGGCATCACCATCCAGTCCGCCGCCACCACCTGCCCCTGGACCAAAGATGGCGTCGAATACACCATGAACCTCATCGACACGCCCGGACACGTCGACTTCACCATGGAAGTCGAACGATCCATGCGTGTCCTCGACGGCGCCGTCGTCGTCTTCGACGGCAAGGAGGGCGTCGAGGCTCAGTCCGAGACCGTCTGGCGGCAGGCCGACCGCTACGGCGTGCCCCGTATCTGCTTCGTCAACAAGATGGACAAGCTCGGCGCCGACTTCGCCTTCTCCTTCGACACCATCCACGAGCGCCTCGGCGCACCCGCCATCGCCGTCCAGATGCCCATCGGCGCCGGCGACGAGTTCGAGGGCGTGATCGACCTGCTCACCATGAAGGCCTTCTACTTCTCCAAGGAAGACAAGGGCATGACCGTCACCGAGGCGGACATCCCCGACAACCTCCGCGAAGAGGCCGACCAGCGGCGACACGACCTCATCGAGAAGGTCGCCGAACTCGACGACAGCCTCACCGAGAAGTTCCTCATGGAGGAAGAGATCACCGTCGACGAGATCAAACGCGTCCTGCGCAAGGCCACCATCGAGCAGAAAGCCCACCCCGTCTTCTGCGGCTCCGCCCTCCAGAACATCGGCGTCCAGCGTCTGCTCGACGGCGTCGTCGACTACCTGCCCAACCCCACCGAGGTCCCCGAGGTCCAGGGCACCGACCCCAAAGACGCCGAGCAAAAACTCACCCGCCCCCACGACAAGGACGCTCCGCTGTCGCTGCTCGTCTTCAAGATCGTCAACGACCAGCACGGCGACCTGACCTACTGCCGCATCTACTCCGGCGTCCTCGAGAAGGGCACCCGCGTCCTCAACTCCAACAACGGCAAGCGCGAGATCGTCAGCCGCATCTTCGAGATGCACTCCAAGGACCGCATCGCACGCGAGACCGCCGAGGCCGGCGAGATCGTCGCCGTCGTCGGGCTCAAGCAGTCCATGACCGGCGAGACGCTCTGCTCACCCGACGACCCCATCGTGCTCGACCGCATGGAGTTCCCCGAGCCCGTCATCTCCATGTCCATCGAGCCCGCCTCGCAGGGCGACAAGGAGAAGCTCGCCAACGCGCTCGGCACCATCCGCCGCGAAGACCCCTCCTTCCAGAGCCACTACGACGAAGAGACCGGCGAGACCATCATCGCCGGCATGGGTGAGCTGCACCTCGAAATCCTCACCACCAAGATCTCCCGCGACATGAAGATCGGCGTCAACGTCGGCCAGCCCCGCGTCGCCTATAAGGAGTCGATCGCAGGCTCCGCCGAGGCTCGCGGCACCCACAAGAAGCAGACCGGCGGCCGCGGACAGTTCGGCGACTGTACGATCCAGGTCGAGCCCTTCACCGAGCAGCAGGCCGAGGAAGCCGAACTCGACTGGAGAGACGGCGTCGCCTTCGAGAACAAGGTCGTCGGCGGTGCCATCCCCAAGGAATACATCCCCTCCGTCGCCGTCGGCTGCCGCGAGACCGCCAAGTCAGGCGTCCTCGCCGGCTACCCGCTCCTCGGCGTCAAGGTCACCCTCGTCGACGGCTCCTACCACGACGTCGACTCCTCGCAGATCGCCTTCGAACAGGCCGGCACCCTCGCCTTCAAGGACGCCACCCGCAAGGCAGGACTCCAGCTCCTCGAGCCCTTCATGAAGGTCGTCGTCACCACCCCCGACGAGTTCTTCGGCAACATCACCGGCGACATGAACCGACGCCGTGCCCTGATCGTCGGCGACGAGGAACGGGGCAACACCCGGCTCCTCACCGCCGAGGCACCCCTCTCGGAGATGTTCGGCTACTCCAACACACTCCGTGGCATGACCCAGGGCCGTGCAAGCTACGCCATGGAACCCCTCGACTACCGCCCGGTCCCGGCCAACATCGCCACCCAGATCATGGAAGGCCTCCAGAAGAAGTAA
- a CDS encoding HEAT repeat domain-containing protein, with translation MLLLAVVAVISACGPSRTEQLPGAERLPGDAPKKARWLVNPYDADLRRAAISEVTDEGLVRVEPYTTLLHELLGDEDPTVRSAAVRALMSEPDVADVDVLIPLLWDEVEYVRWECTAALARVHALRAVPPLTRVVRSDFSEEVRAGAARALGQYREPWVVDILVGALDDSSFMVSRAAERSLETLTGQSLGSDPAAWAAWIKASGDSLFAEARTYRYQPYVRPPKMMDRLTPWQDRDLTPRRPVSDPDDEIRASGG, from the coding sequence ATGCTGCTTCTGGCCGTGGTTGCTGTTATTTCGGCGTGCGGGCCGAGTCGCACGGAGCAGTTGCCGGGTGCCGAGCGTCTGCCCGGTGATGCGCCGAAGAAGGCTCGCTGGCTGGTGAATCCTTACGACGCGGACCTGCGTCGTGCCGCGATCAGCGAGGTGACGGACGAGGGGCTGGTGCGTGTTGAGCCTTACACCACCCTGCTGCACGAGCTGTTGGGTGATGAGGATCCGACGGTGCGGTCGGCGGCGGTTCGGGCGTTGATGTCCGAGCCGGACGTTGCTGACGTGGATGTGCTGATCCCGCTGCTGTGGGACGAGGTTGAGTATGTGCGCTGGGAGTGCACGGCGGCTTTGGCACGGGTTCATGCGCTGCGTGCGGTTCCCCCGCTGACGCGTGTGGTGCGCAGTGATTTCTCGGAGGAAGTGCGTGCGGGTGCAGCGCGGGCGCTGGGCCAGTATCGCGAGCCGTGGGTGGTCGACATCCTGGTGGGGGCTCTGGACGATTCGAGCTTCATGGTTTCGCGTGCCGCGGAACGTTCGCTGGAGACCCTCACGGGGCAGTCGCTGGGCAGCGACCCGGCGGCGTGGGCGGCGTGGATCAAGGCGAGTGGCGACAGCCTGTTCGCGGAGGCCCGGACGTATCGGTATCAGCCTTATGTGCGACCGCCGAAGATGATGGACCGGTTGACGCCCTGGCAGGATCGCGACCTGACGCCTCGGCGTCCGGTGTCTGACCCGGACGATGAGATACGTGCGTCAGGCGGTTGA
- the pstA gene encoding phosphate ABC transporter permease PstA has protein sequence MSKEARQAAAKRKRAHHAMSSLLSRGEPMVWLTAGGLTLALVMVAWLLGLVLFRGMITFWPMPITQLELSDGTTLLGQVTRNERIRINDQLLNQLPEEVRDQATASAQKQNGYLKRALVRTGNYERTNAHFNWVFGDQVTRQTYPEQAVLIERLEWGRFYGTPVRLESEGKVVAEGRQPVIDQVEAFLPGVIGLRDDIRSIERDDIAALTRAQERARLELNATLREAASEQQAAEAQAQFDQTVADINTRILDFKQQIANIRDSADIYTLVLETSDGDEAAIRLMDVVRVVPANQLTTADKLSVYLGRWIEFLTEDPREANSEGGVFPAIFGTVLMTMIMCVLVVPFGVMAALYLREYAKAGFVVSAVRISINNLAGVPSIVFGVFGLGFFCYILGAQIDEIFFSEKLPNPTFGKGALIWASFTLALLTLPVVIVATEEAIAAVPNSMREGSYACGASKWQTIQRIVLPRAMPGILTGTILAMARGAGEVAPLMIVGAVKLAPELPLSLSPSEQFGINRSFMHLGFHIYDLGFQSQNSEAARPMVYTTTLLLILIVAVLNILAIALRSRLRKRFKNAAF, from the coding sequence ATGAGCAAGGAAGCACGCCAGGCCGCCGCGAAACGCAAACGCGCCCACCACGCCATGAGCTCGCTGCTCTCGCGCGGCGAACCCATGGTCTGGCTGACCGCGGGCGGACTCACCCTCGCCCTCGTCATGGTCGCCTGGCTGCTCGGACTCGTCCTCTTCCGAGGCATGATCACCTTCTGGCCCATGCCCATCACCCAGCTCGAACTCAGCGACGGGACCACCCTGCTCGGCCAGGTCACACGCAACGAACGCATCCGGATCAACGACCAGCTGCTCAACCAGCTGCCCGAGGAAGTCCGCGATCAGGCCACCGCGTCCGCTCAGAAGCAGAACGGCTACCTCAAACGCGCCCTCGTACGCACCGGCAACTACGAACGCACCAACGCCCACTTCAACTGGGTCTTCGGCGATCAGGTCACCCGCCAGACCTACCCCGAGCAGGCCGTCCTCATCGAGCGGCTCGAGTGGGGGCGCTTCTACGGCACCCCCGTCCGACTCGAATCCGAGGGCAAGGTCGTCGCCGAGGGCCGACAGCCCGTGATCGATCAGGTCGAGGCCTTCCTCCCGGGCGTCATCGGCCTGCGCGACGACATCCGCTCCATCGAACGCGACGACATCGCCGCGCTCACCCGCGCCCAGGAACGCGCCCGCCTCGAACTCAACGCAACCCTGCGCGAAGCCGCCAGCGAACAGCAGGCCGCCGAGGCACAGGCGCAATTCGACCAGACCGTCGCCGACATCAACACCCGAATCCTCGACTTCAAGCAGCAGATCGCCAACATCCGCGACAGCGCCGACATCTACACCCTCGTGCTCGAAACCTCCGACGGAGACGAGGCCGCCATACGCCTCATGGACGTCGTCCGCGTCGTACCCGCTAACCAGCTCACCACCGCCGACAAGCTCTCGGTCTACCTCGGACGCTGGATCGAGTTCCTCACCGAAGACCCGCGCGAGGCCAACAGCGAGGGCGGCGTCTTCCCCGCCATCTTCGGCACCGTCCTCATGACCATGATCATGTGCGTCCTCGTCGTGCCCTTCGGCGTCATGGCCGCCCTCTACCTACGCGAATACGCCAAGGCCGGATTCGTCGTCAGCGCCGTACGCATCTCCATCAACAACCTCGCCGGCGTCCCCAGCATCGTCTTCGGCGTCTTCGGACTCGGATTCTTCTGCTACATCCTCGGCGCTCAGATCGACGAGATCTTCTTCTCGGAGAAACTGCCCAACCCCACCTTCGGCAAGGGCGCCCTCATCTGGGCCTCCTTCACACTCGCCCTGCTCACCCTCCCCGTCGTCATCGTCGCCACCGAGGAAGCCATCGCCGCCGTACCCAATTCCATGCGCGAAGGCTCCTACGCCTGCGGCGCCAGCAAGTGGCAGACCATCCAACGCATCGTCCTGCCCCGAGCCATGCCCGGCATCCTCACCGGCACCATCCTCGCTATGGCTCGCGGCGCCGGCGAGGTCGCGCCGCTGATGATCGTCGGCGCCGTCAAACTCGCCCCCGAGCTGCCCCTGAGCCTCTCGCCCTCCGAGCAGTTCGGCATCAACCGAAGCTTCATGCACCTCGGCTTCCACATCTACGACCTCGGCTTCCAGAGCCAGAACTCCGAAGCCGCACGCCCCATGGTCTACACGACGACACTCCTGCTGATCCTCATCGTCGCCGTCCTCAACATCCTCGCCATCGCGCTCCGCAGCAGGCTGCGCAAGCGATTCAAGAACGCCGCCTTCTAA
- the abc-f gene encoding ribosomal protection-like ABC-F family protein, which yields MSLLTVANLVFGYGERIILDGVNISVAAGEHVGLVGRNGCGKSTLLRLVAGLEKQEPEAGQIQLARGTIAGYLHQDPNLDVDKTLLEEARTAFETLDQLHDDLGDVAEQMASAQGDELEVLLKRYERIEHRIESMGGYAVDHRVEEILMGLGIEKQTFDVKVRDLSGGQRGRLALAKLLLSGPDILLLDEPTNHLDIAGRQWLEQFLGGYEGAVILISHDRWMLDRVVTKIYELERGRMVEFPGNYQQYREQREQRTITQARAYEKQQTKIKQEQSFIDRYRAGQRSRQAQGRERRLERYKDAELLEKPVELKSMSLTFAPNRRSGDIVLRTKNLGMTYDDKPLFRGVEIEVNRGECIGVIGPNGAGKSTLIRCLLEEQQPTEGTASLGASVDVGHFRQTHDHLNLSETVIEYLRRFTPNDLEQEARDLAGAFLFSGDSQDKPLSVLSGGERGRAVLAGLMTGGHNLLVLDEPSNHLDIPSAERLEEALHTYAKEEQGYSTVEKKTGNGTLLLITHDRMLLDRVVDRLLILDGRGGWSLFQGTYSEYAASLEAAPLLDTGEQTRKNKPKSKPEASQPQANNTESKKPGKQSKPRGKSRGGVTKLSQKALEEKIETLETRIAELDQQLADPDLYRDASAFSKVHDDRMKLATELEPLEAEWMERAESTA from the coding sequence ATGAGTCTGCTCACGGTCGCCAACCTCGTCTTCGGCTACGGCGAACGCATCATCCTCGATGGCGTCAATATCTCCGTCGCAGCCGGCGAGCACGTCGGCCTCGTCGGACGCAACGGCTGCGGCAAGTCTACGCTCCTCCGCCTCGTCGCCGGCCTCGAGAAGCAGGAACCCGAAGCCGGCCAGATCCAGCTCGCACGCGGCACCATCGCCGGCTACCTCCACCAGGACCCCAACCTCGACGTCGACAAAACACTCCTCGAAGAAGCCCGCACCGCCTTCGAGACCCTCGACCAGCTCCACGACGACCTGGGCGACGTCGCCGAACAGATGGCCTCCGCCCAGGGCGACGAACTCGAGGTCCTGCTCAAACGCTACGAACGCATCGAGCACCGCATCGAGTCCATGGGCGGGTACGCCGTCGACCACCGCGTCGAAGAAATCCTGATGGGCCTGGGCATCGAGAAGCAGACCTTCGACGTCAAGGTCCGCGACCTCTCCGGCGGACAGCGCGGCCGACTCGCCCTCGCCAAGCTCCTGCTCAGCGGGCCCGACATCCTCCTGCTCGACGAGCCGACCAACCACCTCGACATCGCCGGACGACAGTGGCTCGAGCAGTTCCTCGGCGGGTACGAGGGCGCGGTCATCCTCATCAGCCACGACCGATGGATGCTCGACCGCGTGGTCACCAAGATCTACGAGCTCGAACGCGGACGCATGGTCGAGTTCCCCGGCAACTACCAGCAGTACCGCGAGCAACGCGAGCAGCGCACTATCACCCAGGCACGCGCCTACGAGAAACAGCAGACCAAGATCAAGCAGGAACAGTCCTTCATCGACCGCTACCGAGCCGGCCAACGCTCCCGCCAGGCTCAGGGCCGCGAGCGACGACTCGAACGCTACAAGGACGCCGAGTTGCTCGAAAAGCCCGTCGAGCTCAAGTCGATGAGCCTCACCTTCGCCCCCAACCGGCGCAGCGGGGACATCGTCCTGCGCACCAAGAACCTCGGCATGACCTACGACGACAAGCCGCTCTTCCGCGGCGTCGAGATCGAGGTCAACCGCGGCGAGTGCATCGGCGTCATCGGCCCCAACGGCGCCGGCAAGTCCACCCTGATCCGATGCCTGCTCGAAGAACAACAGCCGACCGAGGGAACCGCCTCACTCGGCGCCTCGGTCGACGTCGGCCACTTCCGCCAGACCCACGACCACCTCAACCTCAGCGAAACGGTGATCGAGTACCTCCGCCGATTCACGCCCAACGACCTCGAACAGGAAGCACGCGACCTCGCCGGCGCGTTCCTCTTCTCGGGCGACTCCCAGGACAAGCCTCTCAGCGTGCTCTCCGGCGGCGAACGCGGACGCGCCGTCCTCGCGGGGCTCATGACCGGCGGGCACAACCTCCTCGTCCTCGACGAGCCCAGCAACCACCTCGATATCCCCAGCGCCGAACGCCTCGAAGAAGCCCTCCACACCTACGCCAAGGAAGAACAGGGCTACTCGACCGTCGAAAAGAAAACCGGCAACGGCACCCTGCTGCTGATCACCCACGACCGCATGCTCCTCGACCGCGTCGTCGACCGGCTGCTCATCCTCGACGGCCGGGGCGGCTGGTCACTCTTCCAGGGCACCTACAGCGAGTACGCAGCCTCCCTCGAAGCCGCCCCGCTGCTCGACACCGGCGAACAAACCAGGAAGAACAAGCCCAAGTCCAAACCCGAAGCCTCGCAACCCCAGGCAAACAACACCGAATCCAAAAAGCCCGGGAAGCAGAGCAAGCCCAGGGGCAAGAGCCGTGGCGGCGTCACCAAACTCAGCCAGAAAGCCCTCGAAGAGAAGATCGAGACCCTCGAAACCCGCATCGCCGAACTCGACCAGCAACTCGCCGACCCCGACCTCTACCGCGACGCCTCCGCCTTCTCCAAGGTTCACGACGATCGCATGAAGCTCGCCACCGAGCTCGAACCGCTCGAGGCCGAGTGGATGGAACGCGCCGAATCAACCGCCTGA